The following proteins are co-located in the Nilaparvata lugens isolate BPH chromosome 14, ASM1435652v1, whole genome shotgun sequence genome:
- the LOC120354195 gene encoding integumentary mucin C.1-like, giving the protein MMATSMYQAALYLVLVLSASALDPKYRTQEFLTSREYRLDTSNIHHMQQCLLTSGIPALRGNQSAIDQMYIDIRDWYMNMAGERAVVGSLCKRVHCVYNLHTCLHPTFTSLDFLEVVVVRSVEVCAPYCEEQASIVITTPVSTATATTTLAASITTTQASTTTPASTTTASSTTPTSTAATITPNTVPDPVPTSACSGASRHV; this is encoded by the coding sequence ATGATGGCTACAAGCATGTACCAAGCAGCGCTCTACCTTGTGCTAGTACTCAGTGCTAGTGCATTGGATCCAAAGTACAGGACACAGGAATTTCTCACTTCAAGGGAATACAGACTGGATACATCAAACATCCATCATATGCAACAGTGCCTGCTAACATCAGGGATTCCTGCTCTACGTGGTAATCAGTCAGCAATCGATCAAATGTACATCGATATCAGAGACTGGTACATGAATATGGCTGGGGAACGAGCTGTGGTGGGATCTCTCTGCAAACGAGTCCACTGCGTATACAATCTGCACACCTGTCTTCACCCTACATTCACATCATTGGACTTTCTGGAAGTGGTTGTTGTAAGGTCAGTCGAGGTCTGTGCACCGTACTGTGAAGAACAAGCATCCATTGTTATTACTACTCCAGTGAGTACTGCAACTGCTACAACAACTCTTGCTGCTAGCATCACAACTACTCAAGCTAGTACTACAACTCCTGCTAGCACTACAACTGCCTCTAGTACTACTCCAACTAGTACTGCTGCTACTATAACTCCTAACACTGTGCCAGACCCAGTACCAACATCAGCCTGCAGTGGAGCAAGCAGACATGTGTGA